Proteins from one Palaemon carinicauda isolate YSFRI2023 chromosome 26, ASM3689809v2, whole genome shotgun sequence genomic window:
- the LOC137619500 gene encoding uncharacterized oxidoreductase YrbE-like isoform X2 — MRLISSTKSSIHMNNVMKNSRLTLKYIVEPDPQKLLRVQKQWKLPNSALLAPEEAEKVFQDPSIHGIIIATPTYMHRDLVIKGLKSGKAVLCEKPIAENLNETRECYEIAKEMQKPLLCAFNRRFDPSFKELQRRVHSGSIGQIHMVKTVARDSPLPSIDYLKISGGIFHDCAVHDIDLICWVIGDYPTHVFASGSAFIPEINAIGDHDTVAFMMKFSSGAISMTDLSRNAVYGYDQRIEVFGPKGMLSAANERPYNLINSTADGESQPPIKYSFPSRYHEGYVAEVEHFCDIIQGLDKTSVTGKNTMNISIIASALEESVKTGRMVEVKY; from the exons ATGCGACTGATTTCAAGCACCAAGA GTTCGATACACATGAATAATGTGATGAAGAATTCCAGACTGACCTTGAAGTATATAGTTGAACCTGACCCCCAGAAGCTGTTAAGAGTCCAGAAACAATGGAAACTGCCAAATTCCGCCTTACTTGCACCCGAAGAAGCAGAAAAAGTATTTCAGGATCCCAG TATCCATGGCATCATCATAGCTACACCAACATACATGCACAGAGATCTGGTTATAAAGGGACTGAAATCTGGGAAGGCTGTCCTGTGTGAGAAACCTATTGCTGAAAACTTGAATGAAACTCGAGAATGCTACGAGATTGCAAAGGAG atGCAAAAGCCACTGTTATGTGCCTTTAATCGTCGGTTTGATCCAAGTTTCAAAGAATTACAGAGACGTGTACATTCAGGGTCCATTGGACAAATCCATATGGTTAAAACTGTAGCAAGAGATTCCCCTCTTCCTTCTATTGACTATCTAAAGATATCAG GTGGTATATTCCATGACTGTGCAGTCCATGACATCGATCTCATCTGCTGGGTGATTGGAGATTATCCAACACATGTCTTTGCATCTGGCTCTGCTTTCATCCCCGAAATTAATGCCATTGGGGATCATGACACAGTAGCTTTTATGATGAAATTTTCCTCGGGAGCAATTTCCATGACAGACTTAAGTCGTAATGCAGTGTATGGCTATGATCAACGTATTGAG GTTTTTGGTCCCAAGGGCATGCTATCTGCAGCCAACGAGAGGCCTTATAACCTCATAAATAGCACTGCAGATGGAGAGAGTCAGCCTCCAATTAAATATTCATTCCCCTCGCGATATCATGAAGGTTATGTAGCCGAGGTTGAACACTTTTGTGATATCATTCAAG GTCTCGATAAGACATCAGTCACAGGGAAGAACACCATGAATATCTCAATCATTGCTTCTGCACTTGAAGAATCCGTTAAGACTGGACGCATGGTAGAGGTTAAGTACTGA
- the LOC137619500 gene encoding inositol 2-dehydrogenase-like isoform X1, translating to MATDRFAAPSPYTQKKPEHHATDFKHQEYLAGAGLIASRAKDVPLHLQHINIALFALGRAGSIHMNNVMKNSRLTLKYIVEPDPQKLLRVQKQWKLPNSALLAPEEAEKVFQDPSIHGIIIATPTYMHRDLVIKGLKSGKAVLCEKPIAENLNETRECYEIAKEMQKPLLCAFNRRFDPSFKELQRRVHSGSIGQIHMVKTVARDSPLPSIDYLKISGGIFHDCAVHDIDLICWVIGDYPTHVFASGSAFIPEINAIGDHDTVAFMMKFSSGAISMTDLSRNAVYGYDQRIEVFGPKGMLSAANERPYNLINSTADGESQPPIKYSFPSRYHEGYVAEVEHFCDIIQGLDKTSVTGKNTMNISIIASALEESVKTGRMVEVKY from the exons ATGGCCACTGACAGGTTTGCTGCACCATCCCCTTACACCCAGAAGAAGCCTGAGCACCATGCGACTGATTTCAAGCACCAAGA GTACCTAGCAGGAGCAGGTTTAATTGCCAGCAGAGCAAAAGACGTCCCTTTGCATCTCCAACACATTAACATCGCCCTATTTGCCCTTGGCAGAGCAG GTTCGATACACATGAATAATGTGATGAAGAATTCCAGACTGACCTTGAAGTATATAGTTGAACCTGACCCCCAGAAGCTGTTAAGAGTCCAGAAACAATGGAAACTGCCAAATTCCGCCTTACTTGCACCCGAAGAAGCAGAAAAAGTATTTCAGGATCCCAG TATCCATGGCATCATCATAGCTACACCAACATACATGCACAGAGATCTGGTTATAAAGGGACTGAAATCTGGGAAGGCTGTCCTGTGTGAGAAACCTATTGCTGAAAACTTGAATGAAACTCGAGAATGCTACGAGATTGCAAAGGAG atGCAAAAGCCACTGTTATGTGCCTTTAATCGTCGGTTTGATCCAAGTTTCAAAGAATTACAGAGACGTGTACATTCAGGGTCCATTGGACAAATCCATATGGTTAAAACTGTAGCAAGAGATTCCCCTCTTCCTTCTATTGACTATCTAAAGATATCAG GTGGTATATTCCATGACTGTGCAGTCCATGACATCGATCTCATCTGCTGGGTGATTGGAGATTATCCAACACATGTCTTTGCATCTGGCTCTGCTTTCATCCCCGAAATTAATGCCATTGGGGATCATGACACAGTAGCTTTTATGATGAAATTTTCCTCGGGAGCAATTTCCATGACAGACTTAAGTCGTAATGCAGTGTATGGCTATGATCAACGTATTGAG GTTTTTGGTCCCAAGGGCATGCTATCTGCAGCCAACGAGAGGCCTTATAACCTCATAAATAGCACTGCAGATGGAGAGAGTCAGCCTCCAATTAAATATTCATTCCCCTCGCGATATCATGAAGGTTATGTAGCCGAGGTTGAACACTTTTGTGATATCATTCAAG GTCTCGATAAGACATCAGTCACAGGGAAGAACACCATGAATATCTCAATCATTGCTTCTGCACTTGAAGAATCCGTTAAGACTGGACGCATGGTAGAGGTTAAGTACTGA